A window from Populus trichocarpa isolate Nisqually-1 chromosome 3, P.trichocarpa_v4.1, whole genome shotgun sequence encodes these proteins:
- the LOC18097029 gene encoding growth-regulating factor 10 isoform X2, with the protein MESQAPPPKFARLSNSRTRLASGWNVERNRRDGESGSPPIGLGLELGRGGSSQRPIISCKKPYGFTVLQLQELQLQSLIYTYIQAGFPVPYHLVLPIWRSVATSLGGLSSRLYQLYPSRRCRRTDGKKWRCSKEALPYQKYCDRHIHRGRQRSRKLEESASHGNSSTDLSISLPAGISGASA; encoded by the exons ATGGAGTCTCAAGCCCCACCTCCCAAATTTGCCCGTCTTTCAAACTCTA GGACTAGGCTTGCAAGTGGTTGGAACGTGGAGAGAAATAGGCGCGATGGTGAATCTGGGTCACCTCCAATTGGGCTAGGGCTTGAACTTGGACGCGGTGGGTCTAGTCAAAGACCAATAATCAGCTGCAAAAAACCTTATGGGTTCACCGTTCTTCAACTGCAGGAGCTACAACTGCAGTCTCTTATCTATACGTATATCCAAGCTGGATTTCCTGTACCTTACCACCTTGTTTTACCTATATGGAGAAGTGTTGCTACTTCCCTTGGTGGTCTCAGTTCAAGGTTGTACCAACTCTACCCTAGTC GGAGATGTAGGAGAACAGATGGAAAGAAATGGAGGTGTAGCAAAGAGGCTCTCCCATATCAAAAGTACTGTGACAGGCACATACACAGAGGACGCCAGCGTTCAAGAAAGCTTGAGGAATCTGCTTCCCATGGTAATTCCAGCACAGACCTCTCCATTTCCCTCCCTGCTGGAATCAGTGGTGCTAGCGCCTAG
- the LOC18097029 gene encoding growth-regulating factor 10 isoform X1: MESQAPPPKFARLSNSRTRLASGWNVERNRRDGESGSPPIGLGLELGRGGSSQRPIISCKKPYGFTVLQLQELQLQSLIYTYIQAGFPVPYHLVLPIWRSVATSLGGLSSRLYQLYPSLMGCNPLYLAYKNGMDPEPGRCRRTDGKKWRCSKEALPYQKYCDRHIHRGRQRSRKLEESASHGNSSTDLSISLPAGISGASA, from the exons ATGGAGTCTCAAGCCCCACCTCCCAAATTTGCCCGTCTTTCAAACTCTA GGACTAGGCTTGCAAGTGGTTGGAACGTGGAGAGAAATAGGCGCGATGGTGAATCTGGGTCACCTCCAATTGGGCTAGGGCTTGAACTTGGACGCGGTGGGTCTAGTCAAAGACCAATAATCAGCTGCAAAAAACCTTATGGGTTCACCGTTCTTCAACTGCAGGAGCTACAACTGCAGTCTCTTATCTATACGTATATCCAAGCTGGATTTCCTGTACCTTACCACCTTGTTTTACCTATATGGAGAAGTGTTGCTACTTCCCTTGGTGGTCTCAGTTCAAGGTTGTACCAACTCTACCCTAGTC TTATGGGGTGCAACCCATTATACTTGGCATATAAGAATGGAATGGACCCTGAACCAGGGAGATGTAGGAGAACAGATGGAAAGAAATGGAGGTGTAGCAAAGAGGCTCTCCCATATCAAAAGTACTGTGACAGGCACATACACAGAGGACGCCAGCGTTCAAGAAAGCTTGAGGAATCTGCTTCCCATGGTAATTCCAGCACAGACCTCTCCATTTCCCTCCCTGCTGGAATCAGTGGTGCTAGCGCCTAG
- the LOC7479240 gene encoding geraniol 8-hydroxylase, which yields MNFFISVLLYFLLTFAVIQSLDYILRRSKRKSGKLPPGPSRLPIVGNLLDLGDKPHKSLAKLAKTHGQLMSLKLGQVTTIVVSSATMAKEVLQKHDLTFCNRTVVDAARALDHHEAGIAWLPVATRWRNLRKICNSHIFTSQKLDANQDLRRKKVQDLLAEVQERCLVGEAVDLRQAAFTATLNALSNTVLSLDLTDLSSDIAREFKEHISCIMDEAGKPNLVDYFPLLRRIDPQGIRRRTAIHFGKVFDLFDRLIIERLQLRKVKGYIPLDDMLDTLLTISEVNNEEMDATRIKHFFLDLFGAGTDTTSSTLEWAMAELLHSPKTLLKARAELERTIGEGNLLEESDITRLPYLQAVIKETLRLHPAVPFLLPHKAGADAEIGGFTVPKNAQVLVNVWAIGRDPSMWEDPNSFVPERFLESGIDHRGQNFEFIPFGSGRRICPGLPLAMRMLPLMLGSLILSFDWKLADGVTPENLNMDDKFGLTLLKAQPLRAIPITRELKHG from the exons atgaactTCTTTATCAGTGTTTTGCTATACTTTCTTCTGACCTTTGCCGTTATTCAATcccttgattatattttaagaagaagcaaaagaaaatcagGCAAGCTTCCACCAGGTCCATCGCGTTTGCCAATTGTAGGGAACCTCTTGGATCTTGGTGATAAACCCCACAAGTCCTTGGCTAAGCTTGCCAAGACTCATGGCCAATTGATGAGTCTAAAACTTGGGCAAGTAACCACTATTGTAGTATCTTCAGCAACAATGGCCAAAGAAGTCCTCCAAAAGCACGACCTCACCTTCTGTAATCGGACCGTTGTCGATGCAGCTCGTGCTTTAGATCATCACGAAGCTGGTATAGCTTGGTTGCCAGTTGCAACGCGCTGGAGAAACCTTCGCAAGATATGCAACTCCCATATTTTTACCTCCCAGAAGCTCGATGCGAACCAGGACCTTAGGCGTAAGAAAGTTCAAGATCTCCTAGCTGAGGTTCAAGAACGTTGCCTTGTAGGTGAGGCAGTGGACCTTCGCCAGGCTGCTTTCACAGCTACACTTAATGCATTGTCCAATACTGTTTTGTCGCTGGATTTGACCGATTTGAGCTCCGATATTGCAAGGGAGTTTAAGGAGCATATAAGCTGTATCATGGATGAGGCAGGAAAACCGAACTTGGTAGATTATTTCCCTTTACTCCGGAGGATTGATCCACAAGGTATAAGGCGTCGCACGGCAATTCATTTTGGAAAGGTATTTGATCTCTTCGATCGTTTAATCATTGAAAGGCTGCAGTTAAGAAAAGTGAAGGGCTATATCCCACTCGATGACATGTTAGATACTCTTCTCACAATCAGTGAAGTGAACAATGAAGAGATGGATGCAACTCGTATAAAGCACTTCTTTTTG GATCTCTTCGGCGCTGGGACTGATACGACTTCAAGCACACTAGAATGGGCAATGGCAGAACTACTCCACAGTCCCAAGACTTTATTGAAAGCTCGAGCAGAGCTGGAGAGGACGATTGGCGAGGGAAACCTGCTTGAGGAATCAGATATCACTCGGTTACCTTACTTGCAAGCAGTTATTAAGGAAACTTTAAGGCTGCACCCAGCAGTTCCTTTCTTACTCCCTCACAAAGCAGGAGCAGATGCAGAAATAGGTGGCTTCACGGTCCCAAAAAATGCACAGGTACTGGTCAACGTCTGGGCCATAGGGAGAGACCCAAGCATGTGGGAAGATCCAAACTCATTTGTTCCAGAGAGATTTTTGGAATCTGGTATTGATCACCGAGGCCAGAATTTTGAGTTTATTCCATTTGGTAGCGGAAGGCGAATTTGCCCAGGATTACCATTGGCTATGAGAATGCTACCTTTGATGTTGGGTTCGCTTATTCTATCGTTTGACTGGAAGCTTGCAGATGGGGTCACGCCAGAGAACTTAAACATGGATGACAAGTTTGGCCTCACCTTGCTGAAGGCTCAACCACTGCGAGCCATTCCAATAACCAGAGAACTTAAACATGGATGA